CCATCAATTCGGTCATCGCCCGCATTGCGCTGTTCTATGTCGGTTCACTGGTGCTACTCGGACTGCTGTTGCCCTACACGGCTTTCAAGGCCGGTGAGAGTCCCTTCGTCACCTTCTTCTCGAAACTCGGTGTCGAAGGCGCCGGTTCGATCATGAACCTGGTGGTGCTGACGGCGGCCTTCTCCAGCTTGAACGCCGGCCTGTATTCGACCGGCCGGATCCTGCGCTCGATGTCGATGAACGGCAGTGCGCCGTCGGTGACGTCGCGCATGTCCAAGGGTGGTGTGCCCTATGTCGGCATTCTCGCGACCGGCGCGATCGCGCTGATCGGCGTCGGGCTCAACGTGATGGTGCCGGAAAAGGTCTTCGAGATCGTGCTGAACATGTCGGCGCTGGGCACCATCTCGACCTGGTCGGCGATCGTGGTCTGCCAACTGCAGTTGTGGCGCTGGTCGCGCAGCGGCAGGATAGAACGTCCGAAGTTCCGGTTGATCGGTGCGCCCTACACGAGCGTGGCGACGCTGCTGTTCCTGGCGGCGGTGGTCGCGCTGATGGCCTTCAGTGACGACGAAGTGCAGCGCGTTTCGGTCATCGCCACGGTGGTGGTCATGGTTCCGTTGCTGGTCGGCGGCTGGTTCCTGGCCCGCAAACGGGTGGCGGCCATCGTGCAGGAGCGCGACGGCATCACGGGTCAGTTCCCGGTCCTGGCCGAACGGCCGGCGAGCACGCGCGACGGCGGCGACTCGGTCGTGATTCTCGACGAACCCGACAAGTAGGCGAAAGTCGCCTGGACCAACGGTCCGTGGCCAGTTTCGATCGCGCGCCGAAACCACCTCTCCGGATCAAGAATGGGCTGCCGGTTCCAGTGCAGCACAGTCGATGTGGCCCACGGCAACATCCTCCGGTGCGTCGGCCGCAGATCGTGCGCCTGATCGGAATCGGTGCGGCAGGATCGACAGCCCGGTACGGATCACGACTCGCGGTCGCGGATCCGACCTGCCGACAGCGGCTCGCGAGGTCGACTGCTCAGGCAGAGCCTGATCATCGTTCGCACGGCCGAGTATCGACAACTCGCCGACCCGTCTCAGGGATACCGAGCGATCGCAGCGGTCGAGCGTACCGTCGGCACCATGCGCCTGAGCACCCGCAACCAGCTCGACGGAACCGTTGTCTCGGTAACCCGCGGTGAGGCCATGGCCGTGGTCCGTGTCCGGCTCACCGGCGGCGACGAGGTCACGTCGGGGATCACCCGCGACGCCGCCGACGACCTCGGCCTCACCAAAGGCACGGTCGTCAAAGTCCTGATCAAATCCACCGAGGTCACCCTCGGAGTCGAATAACCTCACTCGCGGAGGATCCGCCTGCCTTTCGGGCCACGTGCGCGGGCGGCGCCGCTAGCCGACCAAGCCTGCCGAGCCCGGCATGTACGTATCGGCGGATGCGTGCGTTTGCCGCGGTCGTCCATTTCAGTGTCAGGATGGCGCGATGAGCACCGCGGCAGGTCCGGTCAGGGAGGAAACGGTGGAGCTGTTCATGGACTATGGACAGTTCTGTATCGACGGCGGTTTGGGAGATCCGGA
The DNA window shown above is from Nocardia sp. NBC_01730 and carries:
- a CDS encoding amino acid permease; translated protein: MTTVRPPSEATVDVPHADDAGYHKSLRPRQLQMIAIGGAIGTGLFLGSGGRLVSAGPGLFLVYAICGVFVFFILRALGELVLHRPSSGSFVSYAREFYGEKLAFAVGWMSFFQWSMTGIVDITAIATYVHFWGAFEAVPQWLIALVALALVVSVNLVSVRWFGEVEFWAALIKVVTLATFLIVGTIFLAGRSTIKGEHTGVSVIADHGGLLPTGLLPLVTVTTGVVFAYAAVELVGTAAGEAENPEKIMPRAINSVIARIALFYVGSLVLLGLLLPYTAFKAGESPFVTFFSKLGVEGAGSIMNLVVLTAAFSSLNAGLYSTGRILRSMSMNGSAPSVTSRMSKGGVPYVGILATGAIALIGVGLNVMVPEKVFEIVLNMSALGTISTWSAIVVCQLQLWRWSRSGRIERPKFRLIGAPYTSVATLLFLAAVVALMAFSDDEVQRVSVIATVVVMVPLLVGGWFLARKRVAAIVQERDGITGQFPVLAERPASTRDGGDSVVILDEPDK
- a CDS encoding TOBE domain-containing protein, with product MRLSTRNQLDGTVVSVTRGEAMAVVRVRLTGGDEVTSGITRDAADDLGLTKGTVVKVLIKSTEVTLGVE